A stretch of Cydia splendana chromosome 7, ilCydSple1.2, whole genome shotgun sequence DNA encodes these proteins:
- the LOC134792133 gene encoding centrosomal protein of 290 kDa-like produces MAETDWRELLSFSQKELKEADKEKLCESLSWMEADDIELNFTDLKTLFRLAQDILKFKNEQVNNLLGQLETQRKGSKGKVKGQYVASPTRSNDSVLDTIADQEEVIKANKEILEQLYADIAELEGKKSKLEERKNDDDTDSSRDVLSEMNAVAQLENEITLKNRHIRKLLGDVKVLEDDNNKLKEKLSVLKDKLTEATVVIENLTDQIYAMNEECTKLKENLGYTKQSKTQLSVEIETLKKELQESETKKESFLADIKAKAQHWKDVARAKRNEIEALENENTKLKEELIQTPKMVSPKRKSNAEEYKLKELQEKLSEASHKLLQCAKLIERLKSENEHLRSTLDDTAECSNIEVKNESDEGKERIIISKLMKRVKSLTNALSESDDLIASREKELAEITAQLQLVEKDEGVKALVDNLKQNKQQLKNKNEQLKKIVKEFNSLNEIVNQLQLENETMRQQLNIPPGEAIDSKDIVSKYQAIDSQNMILTKELRAIENKLVSVELENRSLITKLNKLKKFIVDSGHGEEQFEEICHDEMPMDGGGESSRYLATVARKNANEIMKRNEDRDAEMQAITEENEGLRKGLQDILNFLKDNSKTTSGVLELQCPSLEAVLNSMEARHSAGWFAPHMAAVMELKAALGGRDALLSALHEARKETFDVMDKLSKESMKATKLEEKISQMESTKKSDAKDTINVTSDADINIGEFGSWISEEHDAIDLNDKDEIINYIAKRDFVYEDQLKSGLAYFHKKLNALYNKITALAVQAADDRNNWRIEEEQYKAQIENLRSQLVENMDDSISENSPGLINIPDAAVLERRCSYLEENYRHIRTVNENIRNELLDCQRDAMLAASQYETQINRFIFTIADLTDRLRKSISIDLFWKQNNTLSDVITKYRKSLNDNVNAQNEPFNLIKRLENGKIEVLNSIREYIQESSDKGVAKDITSTPSDLFEKQIQQLCNELNEKEKEIKYLQEKNMEFQTSQSKLIDDNLATLPNKDNDNLKNQLLKIMEENKSLKEQNLHTTSQLNIALLQLQDIQHKKLDNDVEINMLRHQILDLQSTGDNRAIVARLSGEILVAHLQASEFQKKIDKLNLTLTNERRMRVEAEEMFKARQNVFNLYAQRYETKFRYLYEVMQVLRQQYQGCIPLTSLEKYHNNLEELSRKTYSVNAKLNEIEDLQANLIIKHSVYEQILDISKNKCLEEDDACQHKLQLLVTKSKYSRETDYLNKKMHTLEQSIGDITKHCNYLEKTLLLINHGVTKSSTNGIISTTHSNENVNASNMEVEDLISDDDSASRRSLTITLPKPKVLKPSVAISNKINTNYEHYADVLPGSPVKILDKKETVNVLIQTNLEEKRRINKLAQTDEDLQISHLNKIINDLKTENEKKRKEIVDGITLAKQQTIHILNLNTEKVSLETKIKDLQKENDLQDTLIRTLNASADDLRRQLDSKEIKISQTNEIEDSVQQENKALLISLKKIEKDKNTIVEDCQKLIKAERDEYAKSTKDLQTKIFELQTQLKRRGSESDASYSEKLQEVVAKYSHKILELEDECFNLRNKLDGSKTDLVSYQNEVDRWKNLASERLTKMEQLSSQLEERHFHEVESYKAENQHWLAQLSETQREHLGLRAKLSEQKAVHIKQLADKDVQIEQLRSAIHTLKSQIMNMQTIMAVNDPSFDLSAIVEVEEVSDGVSQQGSERLELKFDSALDLQDMQDDSRLPATSSTIWQEPIIERLRREKQLISKQNGMLRRQIKALASRERRARLDAHNLKNQVFRISTSGNRVATAETASLHNKIASLTAQLSSARRDTNSSVALWDKWKKAQQSSDRWQTRYEDKCQEVKKLEASLHLAKSTLSRLEKEKRVLLSRLNELKQESKVLVEKQEGEYSEKSLRGPESDRYDSPSPLPVSSRALLDRVEAQQRRIAALEVAEKGNEILVSEYEKSLAEITVLKGQVLKLESSLLESQIRTPMKTIRETQPELDYWKSYCEMLKEENMNLTMRINSIETSPTSSHQQRVNDLEQTILTLRGLVSKLQSEQKSTLQKRTEPSSRPSSGHSGTDKTRQLETSPYRVEIANLKRTIQDKDLLLEKSKEMLKIAAEREEDLLQENTYLRRRLEELTKRPEGFLSA; encoded by the exons ATGGCAGAGACGGACTGGAGAGAACTACTAAGTTTCTCTCAAAAGGAACTCAAAGAAGCTGACAAAGAGAAGCTTTGCGAGTCTTTATCATGGATGGAAGCTGACGATATTGAACTAAATTTTACGGACCTGAAAACGTTATTTCGCCTCGCACAGGATATTCTGAAGTTTAAAAATGAACAG GTAAACAATTTGCTCGGCCAGTTAGAAACTCAAAGAAAAGGCAGCAAAGGGAAAGTGAAAGGGCAGTATGTGG CGTCACCAACAAGAAGCAATGACAGTGTGTTAGACACCATCGCCGACCAAGAAGAAGTCATCAAAGCAAATAAAGAAATACTCGAGCAACTCTACGCCGACATAGCCGAGCTGGAAGGAAAAAAATCCAAGCTAGAAGAAAGGAAAAACGATGATGACACGGACTCCAGTAGAGACGTGTTGTCTGAAATGAATGCTGTAGCCCAACTCGAGAACGAGATTACGTTGAAGAATAGACATATCAGGAAACTACTCGGTGATGTCAAG GTCTTAGAGGATGACAATAACAAATTAAAAGAAAAGCTGTCAGTACTAAAAGATAAACTTACAGAAGCTACGGTAGTTATCGAAAATCTAACCGACCAAATCTACGCCATGAACGAAGAATGCACCAAGTTAAAAG AAAACTTAGGGTACACTAAACAATCAAAAACACAGCTCTCGGTTGAGATAGAGACTCTGAAAAAAGAACTACAAGAAAGTGAAACGAAGAAAGAAAGCTTTTTGGCAGACATCAAAGCAAAGGCTCAACATTGGAAG gacGTAGCGCGTGCAAAACGAAATGAAATAGAGGCATTGGAAAACGAAAATACAAAATTGAAGGAGGAATTAATTCAAACTCCTAAAATGGTATCTCCTAAA CGCAAATCAAATGCAGAAGAATACAAACTAAAGGAGTTACAAGAAAAATTATCAGAGGCTTCACATAAGTTACTGCAATGTGCAAAATTAATAGAACGTTTAAAATCGGAAAACGAGCATCTAAGATCAACTCTAGATGATACAGCGGAGTGCTCTAACATTGAGGTTAAAAACGAAAGTGATGAAGGAAAAGAAAGGATTATCATTAGCAAACTCATGAAAAGGGTTAAATCACTGACTAATGCATTATCGGAATCTGATGACTTAATAGCTTCTAGGGAAAAAGAG TTAGCTGAAATTACAGCACAATTACAACTGGTTGAAAAAGACGAAGGTGTTAAGGCCTTAGTTGATAAtttgaaacaaaataaacaacagttaaaaaataagaatgaacaacttaaaaaaattgttaaggAATTCAATTCGTTAAATGAAATAGTGAACCAGTTACAACTTGAAAATGAGACCATGAG GCAACAACTAAACATTCCTCCTGGAGAAGCAATCGATTCCAAGGACATTGTAAGTAAATATCAGGCTATTGATAGCCAAAACATGATACTAACGAAGGAATTAAGAGCAATTGAAAATAAACTCGTTTCTGTGGAGCTTGAAAATCGCAGTTTgattacaaaactaaataaattgaaaaagttTATCGTTGACTCTGGGCACGGGGAAGAACAATTTGAAGAAATATGCCATGATGAAATGCCTATGGATGGTGGAGGAGAATCGTCTCG CTATTTAGCTACAGTCGCTCGGAAAAATgcaaatgaaattatgaaaCGGAATGAAGATAGAGACGCCGAAATGCAAGCTATAACGGAGGAAAATGAGGGTCTTCGTAAAGGCCTACAAGACATATTGAACTTCTTAAAGGATAATA GTAAAACAACGTCTGGAGTGTTAGAATTGCAATGTCCGAGTTTGGAAGCGGTCTTGAATTCCATGGAAGCTCGGCACTCAGCCGGTTGGTTCGCGCCGCACATGGCAGCCGTTATGGAACTGAAGGCAGCTCTAGGTGGTAGAGACGCTCTACTTAGCGCATTGCATGAAGCGAG GAAAGAGACATTTGATGTTATGGATAAACTATCTAAAGAATCTATGAAGGCTACTAAGCTAGAGGAAAAAATATCTCAAATGGAATCGACGAAAAAATCAGATGCGAAAGATACTATAAATGTAACTTCTGATGCAGATATAAACATTGGTGAATTTGGATCTTGGATATCTGAAGAACACGATGCTATAGATTTAAACGATAAGgatgaaattataaattatattgcTAAACGGGACTTTGTGTATGAGGATCAATTGAAATCTGGAttagcatattttcataaaaaactaAACGCACTATACAACAAAATAACGGCACTAGCGGTTCAGGCCGCTGATGATCGAAACAATTGGAGAATAGAAGAAGAACAATACAAGGCTCAAATAGAGAACTTGAGGTCTCAATTAGTAGAAAACATGGACGATAGTATAAGTGAAAATTCTCCAGGATTGATCAACATCCCTGATGCTGCTGTTTTAGAACGTAGATGCTCCTACTTAGAAGAAAATTACAGGCATATTAGAACCGTGAATGAAAATATAAGGAACGAACTTTTAGATTGTCAAAGAGATGCTATGTTAGCAGCGTCACAATACGAAACTCAAATCAACagatttatttttactataGCAGATCTTACAGACAGATTGAGAAAATCCATATCGATTGATTTATTTTGGAAACAAAATAATACGTTATCAGATGTCATTACAAAATATCGAAAATCATTAAATGATAACGTAAACGCTCAAAATGAACCGTTTAACTTAATAAAGCGATTAGAAAACGGCAAGATTGAAGTATTAAATTCAATAAGAGAATATATCCAGG aaaGCAGTGATAAAGGTGTAGCAAAAGATATAACTTCTACACCATCGGATCTTTTTGAAAAACAGATACAACAGTTGTGTAATGAATTGAATGAAAAGGAGAAAGAGATAAAATATCTGCAAGAGAAGAATATGGAATTTCAAACATCACAATCCAAACTAAT AGATGATAATTTGGCTACTCTACCAAATAAAGACaatgataatttaaaaaaccAATTACTTAAAATAATGGAAGAAAACAAGTCCCTCAAGGAACAAAACCTACATACCACGAGCCAATTAAACATTGCATTATTGCAA TTGCAGGATATTCAACATAAGAAACTTGATAATGACGTGGAAATCAATATGTTAAGACATCAAATATTAGATTTGCAATCTACTGGAGACAATAGAGCTATTGTGGCCAG GCTCAGTGGCGAAATTTTGGTTGCCCACTTGCAAGCCTCAGAATTTCAAAAGAAAATAGACAAATTGAACTTAACATTGACCAATGAAAGGCGAATGCGGGTTGAAGCTGAAGAAATGTTCAAAGCGCGgcaaaatgtttttaatttatacgCACAGAGATATGAAACTAAATTTAG ATATTTGTACGAAGTGATGCAAGTTCTGCGTCAGCAATATCAGGGATGCATACCTTTGACCTCTTTAGAAAAATATCATAACAACTTGGAAGAATTATCCAGAAAAACATACTCGGTTAATGCTAAATTGAATGAAATAGAAGACTTACAAGCTAACCTTATCATAAAACATAGCGTATATGAACAAATTTTGGATATATCTAAGAACAAATGTTTGGAAGAAGATGATGCGTGCCAACATAAATTACAACTACTTGTGACG AAAAGCAAGTATTCCCGAGAAACGGATTATTTGAACAAGAAAATGCATACACTCGAGCAATCCATCGGCGATATTACCAAGCATTGCAATTATCTAGAAAAAACATTACTGCTAATAAATCATGGCGTAACCAAATCGTCCACTAATGGTATTATTAGTACAACACATTCCAATGAAAACGTCAACGCGTCAAACATGGAAGTTGAAGATCTTATATCAGACGATGACTCCGCTTCCCGAA GAAGCCTAACGATAACTTTACCAAAGCCAAAAGTTTTAAAACCTTCAGTCGcaatttctaataaaataaacactaattATGAACATTATGCAGACGTTTTGCCTGGCTCTCCAGTTAAAATACTGGATAAAAAAGAAACAGTAAATGTTCTCATTCAAACCAATTTAGAGGAAAAGAGACGAATCAATAAACTCGCACAAACAGATGAAGATCTTCAAATCTCacatttgaataaaataataaatgacctTAAAACGGAAAACGAGAAAAAGAGGAAAGAAATTGTCGATGGTATTACATTAGCGAAACAACAaactatacatattttaaatttgaaCACTGAAAAAGTAAGTCTAGAAACAAAAATCAaagatttacaaaaagaaaatgATCTACAAGACACATTGATTAGAACTTTGAACGCATCTGCAGATGATTTGAGAAGGCAACTTGATAGTAAAGAAATTAAAATATCACAGACAAATGAAATAGAAGATTCTGTTCAACAAGAAAATAAAGCACTTTTGATTTCGCTTAAGAAAATAGAAAAGGATAAAAACACAATTGTAGAAGATTGCCAAAAGTTGATAAAAGCTGAAAGAGATGAATATGCTAAATCTACAAAAGATCTACAAACTAAGATTTTTGAATTACAAACTCAGCTAAAAAg AAGAGGCAGTGAATCAGATGCCTCCTACTCCGAAAAATTGCAAGAAGTAGTTGCAAAATATTCACACAAGATTTTAGAACTTGAAGACGAGTGCTTTAATTTAAGAAACAAGCTGGATGGAAGTAAGACTGACCT AGTTTCTTACCAAAATGAAGTTGACCGTTGGAAAAATTTAGCGTCAGAAAGACTGACTAAAATGGAACAGTTAAGTTCGCAATTAGAAGAACGTCATTTTCATGAA GTGGAGTCATACAAAGCCGAGAATCAGCACTGGCTGGCGCAACTAAGCGAGACTCAGCGCGAGCATCTGGGATTACGGGCCAAACTGTCCGAGCAAAAAGCCGTGCATATCAAACAATTAGCTGATAAGGACGTCCAGATTGAGCAACTACGATCTGCCATTCATACTCTGAAG AGCCAAATAATGAACATGCAAACGATAATGGCAGTGAACGACCCGAGTTTCGATTTGTCTGCCATAGTGGAAGTAGAGGAAGTTAGCGACGGGGTGTCCCAGCAAGGATCAGAGCGTTTAGAACTTAAGTTCGATTCTGCACTGGATCTGCAAGATATGCAAGACGACTCTAGGCTGCCAGCTACTTCGTCAacaatttg gCAAGAGCCGATAATAGAGCGTCTCCGTCGAGAGAAACAGCTAATCAGCAAGCAGAACGGGATGCTGCGACGGCAGATTAAGGCACTCGCATCCAGAGAAAGGAGAGCCCGTCTCGACGCACATAACTTGAAGAATCAAGTGTTTCGCAT TAGTACATCAGGCAACAGGGTGGCTACTGCAGAAACAGCAAGcctccataataaaattgcatcgCTGACTGCACAACTCTCTAGTGCGAGACGGGACACCAATTCCAGTGTCGCGCTTTGGGATAAATGGAAGAA AGCACAGCAATCTTCAGATCGCTGGCAGACAAGATACGAAGATAAATGCCAAGAAGTAAAGAAATTGGAAGCCAGCTTGCACCTGGCGAAATCAACGCTTTCAAGACTAGAGAAGGAAAAACGCGTCTTGTTGTCAAGACTCAATGAACTAAAAC AGGAAAGCAAGGTTCTGGTAGAGAAGCAAGAAGGAGAATACTCGGAGAAGTCACTTCGCGGGCCAGAGAGCGATCGTTACGATTCACCATCACCGCTGCCTGTGTCTTCTAGAGCACTCCTTGATAGGGTGGAGGCTCAACAGAGACGGATCGCTGCTCTAGAAGTTGCGGAAAAG GGCAACGAGATCCTAGTCTCAGAATACGAGAAAAGCTTAGCCGAAATCACTGTTCTAAAAGGACAAGTTTTGAAGTTGGAATCATCGCTCTTAGAATCACAGATTCGAACGCCGATGAAGACAATACGGGAAACGCAACCGGAATTAGACTATTGGAAGAG